The genomic stretch TCATCGTCATACGCAGTgcccttcacacacacagaggGCTGTGCACTGAAGGACACCCTTGCATTTGCATCGCCTCACACACCCCTTCTGGCACTTGCAAGAAACCAGCTCAATGCACCTGTGAGTTGCCTCAGGTAGTCTAGTCCAGTATGGTCTAtaccaggggtagggaaccctggtcctcgagagccgccttcctacatgttttccagtataccaggtaatcagtcatgagtagggactggttcaggtgtgtccagccaataagaacatgccagagcagggtatattggaaaacacaCTGGAAGGCGGCTCtcaaggaccagggttccctacccctggtcTATACTATCCTCCAGTCATAGACCAACCCCAGTTGGTTGGTGGAGGGAGCTCTGGGGCTGGCAGCAGTATCTGACCCCACACATGTCCACCTTGATACACTGCCCTCTTGACATGTTCCTCTAAAGCTGCCTTTGTAGGAGGGATCAGCTGCACATTGTTCTTCCTTGCGAAGAGTTTCCTCTTGGCCTTGTCAATGTCTGTGCATTTGCAGGTTCAATATACAGCAGGATCACAAACCTCTCGATTATGCATGTTGCATTGTTTGGTATGTCTTATGGTGCAGAGGACAGAAGCAGGGCCTCGGTAAGTTCTGGCAGGACTGTCCAGACTGCACAAGCAGTCTTCTTTCCATGTCTGACAAAGCTGGACACAGTGTTACATCCAGTTAGAGCATGGAACATTGGCAATGCACAAGCCTTGTCTCGTCCCAGTCTAGCTGCTATTTCATGTGCCGCTAGGTATCGGAAACGTTGTCTTGTTCCAAAGGCCACCCATAGTTCAACTTCTGGTTGCAACTCCTGTACCACAGACACTGCCAGCACTACAACATTGGTGTCTACAGTCCGGATGACTATAGAATGGTGTCCATGCTTCAATATCCGACTGTCAGCCTCTTCATGGTTGCATGGGGTGAGTGAGGTCAGATCTGGCATCAGTGGCTTGGTGAGCACTACCTCTCCATCAATAATGACAAGTTGCTTGTCCTCTTGGTCAAACCATTCCATGAGGGCAGCGGAGAGGAACCTGAACAGCTCAGTCTTGTTGCTGTCCACCCATAGGAAGTTCTGCCAGTTTCCTGGTATGGCCGCAGTAGCCACCACATGTCTCTGCACGCCTTGTCCCCGCCTTGCACGTGTACTACCTTTCAGTGAATCGGCAAGGTAAGTATCCCAGACCAGATCCAGCCATGACACTGTTTGCNNNNNNNNNNNNNNNNNNNNNNNNNNNNNNNNNNNNNNNNNNNNNNNNNNNNNNNNNNNNNNNNNNNNNNNNNNNNNNNNNNNNNNNNNNNNNNNNNNNNNNNNNNNNNNNNNNNNNNNNNNNNNNNNNNNNNNNNNNNNNNNNNNNNNNNNNNNNNNNNNNNNNNNNNNNNNNNNNNNNNNNNNNNNNNNNNNNNNNNNNNNNNNNNNNNNNNNNNNNNNNNNNNNNNNNNNNNNNNNNNNNNNNNNNNNNNNNNNNNNNNNNNNNNNNNNNNNNNNNNNNNNNNNNNNNNNNNNNNNNNNNNNNNNNNNNNNNNNNNNNNNNNNNNNNNNNNNNNNNNNNNNNNNNNNNNNNNNNNNNNNNNNNNNNNNNNNNNNNNNNNNNNNNNNNNNNNNNNNNNNNNNNNNNNNNNNNNNNNNNNNNNNNNNNNNNNNNNNNNNNNNNNNNNNNNNNNNNNNNNNNNNNNNNNNNNNNNNNNNNNNNNNNNNNNNNNNNNNNNNNNNNNNNNNNNNNNNNNNNNNNNNNNNNNNNNNNNNNNNNNNNNNNNNNNNNNNNNNNNNNNNNNNNNNNNNNNNNNNNNNNNNNNNNNNNNNNNNNNNNNNNNNNNNNNNNNNNNNNNNNNNNNNNNNNNNNNNNNNNNNNNNNNNNNNNNNNNNNNNNNNNNNNNNNNNNNNNNNNNNNNNNNNNNNNNNNNNNNNNNNNNNNNNNNNNNNNNNNNNNNNNNNNNNNNNNNNNNNNNNNNNNNNNNNNNNNNNNNNNNNNNNNNNNNNNNNNNNNNNNNNNNNNNNNNNNNNNNNNNNNNNNNNNNNNNNNNNNNNNNNNNNNNNNNNNNNNNNNNNNNNNNNNNNNNNNNNNNNNNNNNNNNNNNNNNNNNNNNNNNNNNNNNNNNNNNNNNNNNNNNNNNNNNNNNNNNNNNNNNNNNNNNNNNNNNNNNNNNNNNNNNNNNNNNNNNNNNNNNNNNNNNNNNNNNNNNNNNNNNNNNNNNNNNNNNNNNNNNNNNNNNNNNNNNNNNNNNNNNNNNNNNNNNNNNNNNNNNNNNNNNNNNNNNNNNNNNNNNNNNNNNNNNNNNNNNNNNNNNNNNNNNNNNNNNNNNNNNNNNNNNNNNNNNNNNNNNNNNNNNNNNNNNNNNNNNNNNNNNNNNNNNNNNNNNNNNNNNNNNNNNNNNNNNNNNNNNNNNNNNNNNNNNNNNNNNNNNNNNNNNNNNNNNNNNNNNNNNNNNNNNNNNNNNNNNNNNNNNNNNNNNNNNNNNNNNNNNNNNNNNNNNNNNNNNNNNNNNNNNNNNNNNNNNNNNNNNNNNNNNNNNNNNNNNNNNNNNNNNNNNNNNNNNNNNNNNNNNNNNNNNNNNNNNNNNNNNNNNNNNNNNNNNNNNNNNNNNNNNNNNNNNNNNNNNNNNNNNNNNNNNNNNNNNNNNNNNNNNNNNNNNNNNNNNNNNNNNNNNNNNNNNNNNNNNNNNNNNNNNNNNNNNNNNNNNNNNNNNNNNNNNNNNNNNNNNNNNNNNNNNNNNNNNNNNNNNNNNNNNNNNNNNNNNNNNNNNNNNNNNNNNNNNNNNNNNNNNNNNNNNNNNNNNNNNNNNNNNNNNNNNNNNNNNNNNNNNNNNNNNNNNNNNNNNNNNNNNNNNNNNNNNNNNNNNNNNNNNNNNNNNNNNNNNNNNNNNNNNNNNNNNNNNNNNNNNNNNNNNNNNNNNNNNNNNNNNNNNNNNNNNNNNNNNNNNNNNNNNNNNNNNNNNNNNNNNNNNNNNNNNNNNNNNNNNNNNNNNNNNNNNNNNNNNNNNNNNNNNNNNNNNNNNNNNNNNNNNNNNNNNNNNNNNNNNNNNNNNNNNNNNNNNNNNNNNNNNNNNNNNNNNNNNNNNNNNNNNNNNNNNNNNNNNNNNNNNNNNNNNNNNNNNNNNNNNNNNNNNNNNNNNNNNNNNNNNNNNNNNNNNNNNNNNNNNNNNNNNNNNNNNNNNNNNNNNNNNNNNNNNNNNNNNNNNNNNNNNNNNNNNNNNNNNNNNNNNNNNNNNNNNNNNNNNNNNNNNNNNNNNNNNNNNNNNNNNNNNNNNNNNNNNNNNNNNNNNNNNNNNNNNNNNNNNNNNNNNNNNNNNNNNNNNNNNNNNNNNNNNNNNNNNNNNNNNNNNNNNNNNNNNNNNNNNNNNNNNNNNNNNNNNNNNNNNNNNNNNNNNNNNNNNNNNNNNNNNNNNNNNNNNNNNNNNNNNNNNNNNNNNNNNNNNNNNNNNNNNNNNNNNNNNNNNNNNNNNNNNNNNNNNNNNNNNNNNNNNNNNNNNNNNNNNNNNNNNNNNNNNNNNNNNNNNNNNNNNNNNNNNNNNNNNNNNNNNNNNNNNNNNNNNNNNNNNNNNNNNNNNNNNNNNNNNNNNNNNNNNNNNNNNNNNNNNNNNNNNNNNNNNNNNNNNNNNNNNNNNNNNNNNNNNNNNNNNNNNNNNNNNNNNNNNNNNNNNNNNNNNNNNNNNNNNNNNNNNNNNNNNNNNNNNNNNNNNNNNNNNNNNNNNNNNNNNNNNNNNNNNNNNNNNNNNNNNNNNNNNNNNNNNNNNNNNNNNNNNNNNNNNNNNNNNNNNNNNNNNNNNNNNNNNNNNNNNNNNNNNNNNNNNNNNNNNNNNNNNNNNNNNNNNNNNNNNNNNNNNNNNNNNNNNNNNNNNNNNNNNNNNNNNNNNNNNNNNNNNNNNNNNNNNNNNNNNNNNNNNNNNNNNNNNNNNNNNNNNNNNNNNNNNNNNNNNNNNNNNNNNNNNNNNNNNNNNNNNNNNNNNNNNNNNNNNNNNNNNNNNNNNNNNNNNNNNNNNNNNNNNNNNNNNNNNNNNNNNNNNNNNNNNNNNNNNNNNNNNNNNNNNNNNNNNNNNNNNNNNNNNNNNNNNNNNNNNNNNNNNNNNNNNNNNNNNNNNNNNNNNNNNNNNNNNNNNNNNNNNNNNNNNNNNNNNNNNNNNNNNNNNNNNNNNNNNNNNNNNNNNNNNNNNNNNNNNNNNNNNNNNNNNNNNNNNNNNNNNNNNNNNNNNNNNNNNNNNNNNNNNNNNNNNNNNNNNNNNNNNNNNNNNNNNNNNNNNNNNNNNNNNNNNNNNNNNNNNNNNNNNNNNNNNNNNNNNNNNNNNNNNNNNNNNNNNNNNNNNNNNNNNNNNNNNNNNNNNNNNNNNNNNNNNNNNNNNNNNNNNNNNNNNNNNNNNNNNNNNNNNNNNNNNNNNNNNNNNNNNNNNNNNNNNNNNNNNNNNNNNNNNNNNNNNNNNNNNNNNNNNNNNNNNNNNNNNNNNNNNNNNNNNNNNNNNNNNNNNNNNNNNNNNNNNNNNNNNNNNNNNNNNNNNNNNNNNNNNNNNNNNNNNNNNNNNNNNNNNNNNNNNNNNNNNNNNNNNGTCACTCAGAtatgttaaacatgatttttattgaatcacacaTCAGCAAGAGTCAAATTCATatgttaaaattcaaattttactgCCTTTGATTGTAAATGCTCGATTATTTTGGATTATAAATCCGCTCACCACCAGAGGCAGACCTGAAGAAGGACATACAAGATAAACATTagatgcaattaaaaaaaaacatttgatatacattaaaatcacaAGACAGAGCTAAATATAACATGtacacccatccatccatccatcttcttgaccgcttcttccctttcggggtcgcgggggtgccggagcctatcccggctacagatgggcgaaggcggggtacaccctggacaggtcgccagtctgtcgcagggcctcaatcacacacccattcactctcacatccacacctaggggcaatttagagtcaccaattaacctatgaagcatgtttttggacggtgggaggaagccggagtccccggtgaaaacccacacatgcacggggagaacatgcaaactccacacagaaaggtcccagtcgggagtcgaaccggggccttctcgctgtgaggcaagagcgctaaccactgcgccaccgtgcagccctaacatgtacacatttattaaaaatcaaatatttaaacgATGTGTTCTTTTTAACTGAAAGTTGACATTTATGGCAATACTATTGTAAATTTGGGATTTcctgatccgatcacgtgatcggaaatcggcgCCAATTACGTGGTTGATGTCTTGATCATCGGACGTTCTCCCCCATGAacgtatattttatttattcttatgatcagcgctttatattttaatctaattattCCACATACATACTCCACTACATGTCTGCATGTAGTGGAGTATGTATATgcaattaactactgtggtaataaaaccaaaaatgtgatgtcttaagaacttaaaaaggaatcacataatcttaaaaaaacaaaaaaaaacattattttaatgataTGAGCTAGTTATGAGCActcatcatcaaattcatgctaaaacaaagtcataattcaTTGtcaagaattttaaatgaggacaggaatcacatttgtttaaaaatgttcaatagttctgaagatattaaagctaaagtcacaaAACTTTCTCATGTTATTTCTCACTTTTataataacaagaaaatagttatttgtttcctattttatatttgttctatttttacttgtttattaaagctacttcacaaaagtgttctatttaagtttttaatgataaaggaagttaaatgaaataaaaataagggacaacacaaatcttttattgtatttatgttttaaatgtgttacaaaagtatcggatcgagactcggtatcggcaaatacacaaaattgAATGACTCTGAATTgtatcgggcccaaaaaaacctgatcgggacatctttaatgtaaatatagGAGGTCAATCGGTCAGAATTGAGACACAACAGGTGGTATTTGGCTTCAGGATTCAGAGCAATTCCAATCTGCAGCAAGAACGCCACATTAAGAGgctaaagtccaagtcaagtcacaagttacaGCTGTTAAAGTCTGAGTTGAGTCTTAAGTCATCAAATTAATGACTCAAGTCGGACTCGAGTCTTTGTCATGTGACTCTAGTCCACACCTGGGATAGACTCTAGGATTttcatgaccctgaaagggattctgAGTATTCCGAAAATGTATGTTGGtatgaatagatttttttaattttctgactGAGGtgattcaaattttattttggcccataacaatacaaaaaaatccaacagaGCTCAAACTTTCTTGTGTTTGCGTCTGTGCATTCCTCCCTCAACACTGTGTGATAGAAGAAGACGATCTCTGGAACCaacagaggaacttcagagtggaACAGAATGATCTAAAACCcacacagattaaagaggaaccggaggaaccagaaccatcgcagattaaagaggagcaggaggaaccagaacctcctcagaTTAGAGAGGAATCAGGGGaactctgcatcagtcaggatgaagagcagcttgatctgaagcaggagactgaaaccttgatggagattcctactttggaggaacatgttgatagtgaagcagatggaaacaatcagcagagcttgaatggaactgatagtcaggatgaagaaggaaaccaacatgaagaatcaacatcaactccagatgaagagacagagccacagaacagagatcagaggaagagaagagacagaagtcatgtccaaagtgtggatATATGTCACATGTCAGAAGGTCAGTGTGACTCTTATGTCAGATGAAAGTTTAAGATGAAAACTtctgttaaacaaaaacaatccgCAAAAGAGAAGAGACTTTCCTCTGCAGGGTctggaaaaagaacaagaaatcCACACGACGTGTCTGTCTACATGAGAACTAAGTCTGATGAacgaatgtgacagaagttttagttaTGCATATAAACTTaagagacacatgagaactcatacagaaGAGAAGTCTTTTTCATGTAAAGAGTGTGACAGAAATTTTAGCGATAAATAttatctcaaaacacacatgagaactcatacgggagagaagcctttctcgtgtaaagaatgtgatagagGTTTTAGTACTAAATCTAGTCTCAAAGAACACATTcgaattcatacaggagagaagcctttctcgtgtaaagaatgtgacagaagtttttgtACTAAATCTAGTCTCAaaatacacatgagaactcatacaggagagaagcctttcttgtgtaaagaatgtgacagaaatTTTAGTACTAAATCTAATCTCAAagaacacatgagaactcatacaggagagaagccttttttgtgtcaaGAATGTAATACAAGTTATAATCGAATATCTAATCTCAAATCACACacgagaactcatacaggagaaaagcctttttcatgtgaagaatgtgacagaagttttagtcaaagtaatcatctcaaaagacacatgagaactcatacaggagagaagccttttttcgtgtaaaaaatgtgacagaagttttagtatTAAATCTAgtctcagaaaacacacaagaactcatacaggagagaattttattttttaaagcaaagaaaaccCACAGTATATAACTCCCGAAGAAAAgacaataatttgttttaactaggaacatttaaatgttgtgaaaaacatttttccctaTTTTAAGGGCCGTGTaacatcaactttttaaaagtgtattataatgttcattcttcactataaacaacccaaaagtagtattttgatcctttcatgcatttctgagtcttcctctaaaaatctgcactctgagcaccagcccctcgtAACCCACAAAAAACGAGCAGGTTCTCACAagctgacatcacaaagtgaggacgGCCCCTTTCAAGAAGTGTCTACACTGCTAGCACTGCCCCAGGATAAACacctttaaaattatttcctttaaGCATTGAATCTGAGAAGAAATGGGTTCCTAGCACCTAATCAACAGAGACAGATTAGAtctatatggatatagttttctctgaaaggcttaagaatgaCATGATAAAGACCTTAAAATGGTCTGTCAGTTGGTAAAATGAAGTTGGTTTCTAAAACACTTCACAGCTAACAAGCTGTGTGGagattctgcttttattttccagcagAACTTGGATCATTTCCACTCTACTAAAGGTACCTAAAGCTGCTTATCCCTAAAcatctgtttctgtgtttgatcaACCAGCAAattccctgacctgaaccaataaaaaatctatgaagtgtttttaaagaggaagatgagacaGCAGAGCCAACAATGAAGATGAGCTGAAGTCGGCTATCAAAGCAACCTGAGCTTTCATTCCATGTACAcagagccacaggctgatggcctccataccacattgatgcagtcattcaatgaaaaggaggaacaaGTGATTATTGAATGGAGAGAAAGGAACAGTTTTCTaaaatctgacatgtgctgaaAACATCCTTTATGATTCTTCTGATTGAATATTCTCAttttctaaaactatttttaggaTGTCATCATCTATTAGTCATTATGATCACACTGATCAAAATAAAGGAATTTACAAATAATTCTATACATCTtgagtttcatttttgtgttgatgaaaaaaaatgtaacttgatCATGAAATGTCTTTTACAAGTACTTggaaattgaaatgttttgttttagattaTTGGAActtaaaatgtcttgttttgaaTTCTGACaggtttgattttttaaaaatttgttggttgatttttattaatacattttgtacTTTCATGATATCGTAGtttatgtagagaaaatgttATCTATGTCTGTGTGTTACCATGGTAACAGTAGAATTATTACACATCTCTAGTTCTAACAGTTTTTATATGAGTTGTTaacatttcaatattatttttgaaataaaatgtcagtttaatttgcagttttttgctGACTATGGTCAGTAGATAACTGTTAATCaagatttttctgaaattgtatCAAGGAAGAGTCAGTGTGTGTTTTGTTAgtgtgattcctgttttgtatcagagattagaagtgtttctctgttctttttagtcgtcagtgttctgttccaatctttcctgtgaagaataaagtggacgtgaacatcagtcagaagtgtggagtctttcccacagtgtggctttctgctgtttgttggttctctgcacTTTCCAAAGCTGGATTCATCAGGAACTATTTGGTAGTTtaaccatcgactgtatataagaactggactgagcaaacccccctacttccgtgttccatataggaagtaccactgggttgcaaaaaggccaaagtcccattgacttccatagagaaacagttatttctcagtcattttatgtcagaataatcattcttcctctgctgctttctgcttaacatCTTTCTTATaatcccatttttttaaagattttttttccattgtcacaagttattagagttataaattgactaatcagatggctcaataagcgtttgtgggtctgacgaaTAGACNNNNNNNNNNNNNNNNNNNNNNNNNNNNNNNNNNNNNNNNNNNNNNNNNNNNNNNNNNNNNNNNNNNNNNNNNNNNNNNNNNNNNNNNNNNNNNNNNNNNNNNNNNNNNNNNNNNNNNNNNNNNNNNNNNNNNNNNNNNNNNNNNNNNNNNNNNNNNNNNNNNNNNNNNNNNNNNNNNNNNNNNNNNNNNNNNNNNNNNNNNNNNNNNNNNNNNNNNNNNNNNNNNNNNNNNNNNNNNNNNNNNNNNNNNNNNNNNNNNNNNNNNNNNNNNNNNNNNNNNNNNNNNNNNNNNNNNNNNNNNNNNNNNNNNNNNNNNNNNNNNNNNNNNNNNNNNNNNNNNNNNNNNNNggaagtaccactgggttgcaaaaaggccaaagtcccattgacttccatagagaaacagttatttctcagtcattttatgtcagaataatcattcttcctctgctgctttctgcttaacatCTTTCTTATaatcccatttttttaaagattttttttccattgtcacaagttattagagttataaattgactaatcagatggctcaataagcgtttgtgggtctgacgaatagactgtaaaaataatggactgagcgagccatgaggtcccccattggaaatgtattacttcctctcctcgcgaaagtaggccgctgctttcaccgtcaattcctgaaacggatacagCCATTTGCAAaaaatcttcagcgattggtctgagtcatagctgagtcatggaaactacaggaagtactgtcgccaatctggagtgaaaTTATTGCCACCGtacgcctctttccacgcctcgaccacgagaccgcagaTGTAAACaccttctactttaataacggcggctcgggacgacgctgaagttggcttccgattttttcgaacaggacccgtttttaggtggtctgagttcgaaaaatacagtggaacgctctcgcgaatcggaagctgtAAATCGGAGAACAACTTCAGCGGCATCGTCGGCTCGAgaaaattgtacaagtcattgttgaagcctttgagggagaaccatcccaacatttgattctgtcagcggtcctgttggatttacttacatttattcctttttgcagagataaaaggagcatttgggtgacgccgtgccCGAACTGCGCGCTGCCCCCTCTAGCGCGCGGGCCGCggcgttacttcacatgcgcagccaggttacagtctgatcagatacACGTGAGAAGTGGGTTcagtggtatttaaaataaataaccattctaacaagtgaacagctggatctttttcctatttgaaaatacgaccaggtcctttcaagtttgtcttgcgctcctcagacggctgcatctaattcaggctgaagctggaaaagtgcggcgaagatgaaactttggttggtgattttatgcgcatatacgcaacgtataatttataagcaacaatcaaaacagtgaacaaaagaaaaacgaaacttaaacaaaaaaagt from Oryzias melastigma strain HK-1 linkage group LG9, ASM292280v2, whole genome shotgun sequence encodes the following:
- the LOC112138450 gene encoding LOW QUALITY PROTEIN: oocyte zinc finger protein XlCOF15-like (The sequence of the model RefSeq protein was modified relative to this genomic sequence to represent the inferred CDS: deleted 1 base in 1 codon), translating into MNECDRSFSYAYKLKRHMRTHTEEKSFSCKECDRNFSDKYYLKTHMRTHTGEKPFSCKECDRGFSTKSSLKEHIRIHTGEKPFSCKECDRSFCTKSSLKIHMRTHTGEKPFLCKECDRNFSTKSNLKEHMRTHTGEKPFLCQECNTSYNRISNLKSHTRTHTGEKPFSCEECDRSFSQSNHLKRHMRTHTGEKPFSCKKCDRSFSIKSSLRKHTRTHTGENFIF